In Zingiber officinale cultivar Zhangliang chromosome 9B, Zo_v1.1, whole genome shotgun sequence, the genomic window TACTCCTGGATGAATTTGCGGTAGTAACCTGTTAGTCCGAGAAATCCTCAAAGAGCCTTGCAAGTTTAGGGTCTGGGCCACTCCTCAATTGCCTAGATTTTGCTGCGATCCACCTCTACCCCTTTGGAATGGATAACATGACCGAAGTAGGCCACCTGAGACTGACCAAAGGAACACTTGGACTTCTTCAAAAATAATAGGTTAGCCCTTAACTAATCAAAGACAAACCGGCAATGCTCCAAGTGTATTCCCCCGTAGGGCTGTAAATTAGAATGTTACCAAAGAAAACTAGAACGAACTTACAGAGGTAGGGCTGGAAGACTTCATTTATCAGCCCTTGAAAGGTTGACAGGGTGTTGGTGAGGCCGAATGACATGACCAAGAACTCAAAATGACCATGGTGGGTATGGAAAGCTGTCTTCTCGATGCCACTAGGTCCATCCGCCCCATGGAGCTCATCAAGTAACTCCACTACTGGAATGAGAGACTTGTCTTTAACTTCTCGGTTGTTGAGCTTGCGATAGTCGATACAGAAATGCCATGAGTCGTCATGTTTTTTCACCGGGAGGATTGGCGAAGTAAAAGGGGACCTACTAGGGCGGATGATATCTTTGCGTGAGCATCTAGGCACATTGTCGTTCGATCTCATCCTTTTCAAGCTGTGGGTAACGGTAAGGGCGCACCACCACTAGGGGAGGACCTCTGCAAGAGTGTGATGAGGTGATCACAACTTCGGGGTTGGGGGAGGCTCGCAAGTTCCTGAAATAAGTCATTGTAATCCACAAGCAATGACTCCAGTTTGTCCCCCATGGATTCCTCGCTTCGTATCATGGCCGTGCATGATTTCGATTCCAGAGGGTGACTATGCCAAAGGACCTCCTTGCTCGCCAGGGTAAACTTCATCGTAAGGATATGGAAGTCCCATATAATAGGGCCAGGTGCATAGTCATTTAACTCCCAAAACCATCTCAAACCCTTCCAATGAAAGCATGTAGAGATCAACAGAGAAAGTATCTTCGCCTACCTATAAGGGTAAAGACTTGCAGAGGCGTAAACTCGACATGCGCTCCCCATTGGCCACACATACATTCAAGCTAGGTTGCTTCCGAATCTCCACGTTTATGTCTGACACTAGCCCTTCACACACGAAATTGTGTGTGCTTCTTGAGTCCACCAGGGCTAAGACAGGTATTCCTCGGGATGTGGCCAGCAGCTGCATTATTTGTGAGTTTCTAACGCCGCTGATAGTATGTAGGGAAATTCTCGGGGGCTGCTTCCCCCTCTTCCTCATGTCACTGTCATCATAAGGTACTTCAATCCAGGACGCTTGCACTTGTGACTCGTGGAGTAGGACTCATCACAACTAAAATAGAGACCCTTGGCTCTACGTTCAACCATCTCGGCACAGGTTAGACACTTGAAGAATGAAGCAGGCGGAGTTCTCTTGGTGTTGTTCTGTGTTGACATGGTCTTTGCCAAAGGAGGGCCTCCATGGTTGGTGATGAGCTTGGCTGTGGTTTCGCCCCAATTCGTGTGCAGTGGGTGCCCACCTCGATGGAAGCATTGCTTCCATTCTAATGCCCTGACTATATTCATTGCAATGCCCAGGTTTCAGGCTTCTATAGTTCGATGTTGATTCGGATATCTTCAACTAGCCTCGCAATGAACAAGTCAACCTGCTATCGGGGTTGGAGGTCAGAGGTCCGGGTAAGGAGGGACTGGAACTGccattggtagtcttctatagaGCCTGTCTGCTTTAGATTTGCTAGCTCCCCAGGGGGTTGTTGCTCATAGGCAGCCAAAGCGAATATAGCAATGGTCTTTGAATTGCTCCTGAGTCATATCTGGCTTTTCATGTTTCATCAGATCAAACTAAAGTTGGGCTTTCCTTATCAAGTGGAAGGTAGCCCAGCTAACCTTGTCGGCTTCTGTGGTCTTTTGGTTGGCAAAAATTTTTTTACACTTATTAACCCAACCCAGTGGATCCCCTTCTCTAGAATCAATGTTTTGAAAACCGGACCGATCACTGAACCGGTGAGGTGATCGGGTTGAGGTTTTTGAGGTTCGACCGGTTGAACCGGTGGTTCAaccgttttatatatatatatatatatatatatatatatatcatgcttcaataattaaaaatcatgCTATCCTGGTTGAACCGGCGGTTTTGACCGGATTTGAGAGGTTTTGGccggtttttttattttttcggcTTTGATGGTTGATCGGACCGGATCAAGGACCAGTTCGCGGTTCCGACCGGTCGGACCAGCCGGTCCCATAGTTGTCAATCGCGCGTAGCGCCTTGTAGCGCAAAGGGCGCACGTGGCTATAGCGCATAGCGAATAGCGCAGCGAGGGTTATTTGAAAGTATAGCGCCACaagtatataaatatataatatatagtaTATAGTAACATCAATTCAATAGTTCATACTTAAATAACAAATATATAGGTTCAACTGTTCAAGGCATATAAAACctcaattctaaaaataaaaaaaaacataatctaaaattcatcttcatcttcaaCTTCTTCATCAAGATCGAGACCATCTTCTTCATTTGGAATTGCATAACGCTCGGCATCATTCTCCTCTTCACTTTCTTCATCAAAATCGAATTCATCCTCTTCATCTACAAGATCAAGTGTAGTAGATGTTCCTATCGGCCTTTTCCCTCTAGACTTAGATGTGGACGCCTTCAAACTTCCTGTAGGTGTAGATGTGGTCATCTTTGCGACTTGCGTAGATGTAGGGGTCGCTTTCGAGGCCCCTTTGGATTTTCTCAATGTATAAGGAGCTTCATTTACTCCAACAGCATCTGCAACATCTAGCCAAGTCAAATCATCACCATCATGAACAAAGTCAAGCTCTTCATCCTCCAGTCTCCCTACCAACCATTCATTTCCATCATCTACTTCACTCAATATGATAGGATCAATGGTATCACGACTATCGTATCTACGCCTCAGAGCTCTGTTGTACTTAATGAACACCAAATCATTCAGGCGTTTTTGCTCCAATCTATTCCTTTTCTTGGAATGAAGCTGCGCACGAGACATGAGAACGAATTCTTAAAATTTCacagtaataaaaaataaaaagtgtAATATTATAAAGGCTTACATGTTCAAACACACTCCAATTGCGCTCACAACCAGAAGAGCTACAAGTGAGACTGAGTATCTTCTGGGCAAGTCTTTGCAACTTTGGTGTCGAAGCTCCATACGAGTTCCACCATGCAGCTAGTTAATAACAATAGTTATATACTTATATTAGTATTTCTCATtgaatttatttcaaaaaaaagGAGTAAATATATTTTCATACCTGGTGATACAACCTTTCTCATTTGGATTGCAATTTGCTTTCCAAAAAGACCTTCGGCTTGTTTGTATTTTAACAACTCTGTATGTATTGTTCCCTCTGACTCGGGATCATCAGTCAACCTACTGATTGAATTGTACAACCCCATAACTACTTCTTCATCTTGTTCTATCTCAGAATTTGAGTAAAAGAACTCGGGGTTCAAGAAATAACCCGCTGCATGCAAATCTTGATGGAGCTGCAACTGCCACCTATGGTCAATTATCTCAAAAACATCTTTGTACCTATCCTCATTATTACCAAAGGCTTTTGCTATTTTCTCCTTAGCCCTATCCATTGCCTCATATATATAACCCATGGCAGGCTTCTTCTCCCCATCCACCAACCGAAGTACCTCCAATAATGGGCCACCAACTTTCATAGCATAAATGATGGAATTCCAAAATGAAGGCATCAATATAATTTTCTGCGCTTGCTTACCGGTCTGTTCCTTCGCGAATTTGCTTTTACTCCAATTTTCTGAAGTAAACATCTTTCTCAAATTTTGCTTATGCTGCTGAAAGCTTCTCATAGTCAAGAAAGCAGTGGCAAAATGAGTTTTAGCTGGCCTTATAAGGTCTCTTTGGCCGGTGAACTCTCTCATCATGTTCAACAACATAGTTCGGTTGTAAATATATCCGTTAACAATGATTGCCCGCTCAAGCGCCCTCTTCAAATCCGGCATTTTGAATATGTCCTCAAACATCAAATCCAAACAATGTGCCGCACACGGGGTCCAATACAAGTTTGGATATTTATCCATCAACTTCTTTCCTGTAAAGAACAAGAGCATAATAAATTAGTTAATCAAACTAATTTATGAAATTGAAAAGATGATATAAGTTAGTATATTAGATTTTCTCACCAGCAAAAACATTATTCGATGCACTATCGGTGACCACTTGAACAATATTATGCACCCCAACTTTTTGCACAAACTTGTCAAGCAACTCAAACATCTTCTCACCAGTATGAGAGTAGCTAGATACATCAACTGATTCAATAAACATGCTGCCTTTTGGGGTATTCACTAAGAAATTGATAAGTGATCTCCCCTTTCTATCTCTCCACCCATCAGCCATTAAAGTACAACCATTCTTCGCCATCTCTTCTTTATTCTGTTTCAAAATCAGCATTGTATGGTTGATCTCTTCTTTCAAAAGAGGTTCTCTCACCTCATGATAACTAGGTGGTTTCATCCCAGGACCATATTGTCCAATTGCTTCAATCATTGGCTTGAAACTATCATATTTGACCGCATTGAATGCGATTCCAGCATCATACATCCACCTTGCAAATTTTTGAGCTGCATCAGACCTGAGTTTTTTTTGAACTTCATTAAATTGGGGTCCTTTGCCACCTTCATTCTTGGCTTCCAGCTTAAAGAAAGCATTTATAGGTCCCAATTGCCGAGGTTTTTTGGGCTGTAATATTGACGAGTTGGCCGAGGAAGAAATAGATGTCGACCTCTTTATACTAGAGGGATCCCTGTGTGAGTCAATATCATCTCCTTGCTCTTCTGTTATGTCAAAAACATCATCAAAGTGAGGTATGGAATCCATGACAGTTTTTTGGGCTAACTTTTCTTCAAAGTGATCTTTCATTTCTTGCTTAACTATTGCTGGGACTTTTGGACAAAGTTTTGTATTTTTAAATCCTCCAACGAGATGTTGTTTGAGCCTTGTTATCCCACCCTTTGTAACTTTTTGGTAAAAGTTGCATATTATTCCATCAACAATCTTGTCTGGGTTGACCATCCTCCCATAATTCCAtccaatatcttttttttttatatcttctTGTAAGTTTTCCATCTTTTAAActctaaaaaataaagaaaaaacaaaacTTTAATCAATGTTTCTAGAATCCAGAAACATTTATTTCAAGATGTGCACACTCATTCATCAAACAGGTGTAGATAGAGAGGAATTGGATGTGTTTATTACCTTGTAATATTCAGAAATGAAGCACACAACCAGTAGGAGGAGAAGGTTGCGTAGACTGGAAGAAGCAGGAGAGCAAGGTGAGGCGAGGCCGAGACTAGAGGAGAAGCAGTCGTCCCTTGCGCAGGTTTCTTAGGAGAGCAGCGAGCTTGGGAGAAGTAGCCGTCCCTTGCGCAGACCAGAGGAGAAGCGCAGGTTTCTTAGGAGAGCAGCGAGATCAAGAGAAGCAGCCGTCCCTTGCGCAGACCAGAGGAGAAGCGCAGGTTTCTTAGGAGAGCAGCGAGATCAGGAGAAGCAGCTGTCCCTTGCGCAGACCAGAGAAGAAGCACAGGAGAGCAGCGAGATCAGGAGAAGTAGCCGTCCCTTGCGCAGACCAGAGGAGAAGCGCGGGAGAGCAGCGAGATCAGGAGAAGTAGCCGTCCCTTGCGCAGACCAGAGGAGAAGCGCGGGAGAGCAGCGAGATCAGGAGAAGCAACCGTCCCTTGCGCAGACCAGAGGAGAAGCGCGGGAGAGCAGCGAGATCAGGAGAAGCAGCCGTTCGGCCCTTGCGCAGATTCAGCGAtccagttttaaaaaaaaaatcggtaGGGTTTCTTAAGAGGTTTGAGAGCAGATCTAGGTTTTTTAAAAAATGGGCCTAAAAAAATTATGTAATGGGCCTTTAAAAAATAAGCCTAAAAAATTAGGCAAATGGGTTAAAAAATTAAATCTGTGCTACATTTTGCAATAGCCCTGCTACGGGCGCTATTGCCATCCTCGCTATAGCGAGGATAGCGCTAATAGCGATCGCTATCGTCAAGATCGTTGCGCGTAGCCCCTTATCGCCCCAAGCCGTCGCCTCGCCTCGCTATTCGCTATAGCGAGGGCTATTGGGGCTATTGACAACTATGGCCGGTCCGGTCCCGGTTTTCTCAACACTGTCTAGAATAGGTAGGGAACTCCATCTTCAAGTACCGCCGGGCCATAGTGCTGCTGATTGGTGGTTTAGGTCTGGCCTCTGAAGCTTTGGAAGGGCCACACTCTACGCTGGTAGGCTGTTTGTGGCAAGCATCGACCATCGTCTTGCCTCTTGAATCATACCGGACAACTCGACCATCTGCTCCTCTAGTCCTCACTAGCGGGAGGTGATCCACTCCATGAAAACTTGCTGGTACGAGGTCAATCTCTCCGTGAAGCCATCAAGTTTGGATGTAATAGGATTCGTGCCACCCAtgatcggctctgataccaagttgtTATGGTCCCTCGTGTAGGATCGAGTCACTGGTTGAGATCCGGTTTTGGACTTGGTCATAGAAACACACACAAGGGGGAAAAGAGACTCGTCCTTGATAGAGCCCACTACTCAATTTTTCTCTTCCCctctttattaataataatactcATTCTATAGGAAGTCAAACATGAAACGACTCAGAAATAGGAAAGACCAACCTACAAAGGGAACAAGAAATCAAACAGaaacaaggaattaaaaatagaaaGCTAATTAGGTCATTATTTGTTTCCACTATAGCAATTGCTAATTAGGCTATTATTTATTTCCACTATAACAATAGCTAAATTAGGTAGTGGCAAATCATGCAATTTGCTTCCGACTATAGTGGTGCCCAACAAAGGCGTCCACATTAGAATtatacaacaacaatcaagttttatcccactagatggggtcggctatatagattcttttacgtcattgagctctatctcctactatgtcattatctaaaataaattttatcttattttttttattgttaaccaagtctattttggTCTCTCTTCCTCGTTTGCATCGCCtagctggagcatttattggtcatctaagtacatgcccgtaccatcttaaacgtgtctctcagagttttccctcaatagatacaACTTCGACTTTCTCTAAATGCTCTCATgtcttattctgtccattcttgtatgtccacacatccaccttaacatcctcatctttgtaactctcatcttttgctcatgtgctcaattcatagcctaacattcagctccatataaaaTAGTAGGTCTAACTGCagttttgtagaattttcctttaagttttagagatactTTACGGTCATATAAAATATCCGACTCTCTCCTCTATTTCAATCATcctgcttatattctatgtaagacatctctctcaatccctccatcattttgcaaaaatgatcctaaataacTAAAGCTCTCGGTTCTGGACAACTCgttatctcctatcttaacaattgtctcattatgtctaatattgctaaacttaaattccatatattctgtctttattctagtaagtctaaaacctttcccttctagtgtttcccgctaagattctagtttagcatttactccctcacatgtttcatctatcaaaacaatattatctgcaaacaacatgcactacGGTATTGTGTCTTGAATGTATGTAGTGAGTTtgcccataattagtgtaaaaagatagggacttagagttgatccttgatgtaatcttatctttattgaaaatgcttcagttactttgtttgaagtctttactctagtcatTATATCCTcgtacatattcttaattagttcaatatatgttacgctaacatctttcttttctagaattctccatataatttctctgggactctatcataagttttttctaagtcaatgaataccatgtgtagatcttgtttgtgctcccgatatttttcaattaattgtctaagaagatatataatcttttttctattactttttccaaagtttcatggtatgactcattagtttaatacctctatagtttgtataattttggacatctcccttgttcttataaaggaaactagagtacttatACTCCATTGAttagacatttttttcgtttttaatatcattttaaataattttgtaaaccaTTTAATATCTTGTTCCGTAGGcatttccatacctctatcggaatattatATGGTCCAAtgacttttctattgtgcatcccatttaaagcttgttctgaagtttgaattttacaatacaaatttaaatttatatgctCATTTTACCtatttaaattacttaagttaagttggtcacctaaaccttcattaaaaagttgatgaaaatacctcttccactgttcttttatttctccattgtttattagtaccttattaaattaatctttaatacatttcatttgcataagatctcttgtcttcctttctttcactttagctattctataaatgtctctttccccttcttttgtatccaatttttgatataatcgttcaaaagttccattctttgcttcattcactactctcgtagcttctttcttggctattatattttttttttaagttttccttgttCTTACAAATgtataatttcttataagctattcgtttttccttcactttctcttgtattttctcattctaccaccaagattccttactggTGCATGTttctttgactcaccgaggacactcttagctactattttcaactttaataccatcttatctcatgtcaTATTAGAATCACCACGtttctttgactcaccgagtacacttttagctactattttcaactttgataccatcttatcccatgtcatattagaatcaccgtatatttcacctaatgcttgtactcctaGCTTCTCCTTAAttatattttgcttctcatcctttaacttccaccacttaattttagaagtcgtatatattttctttctattgatactatgtttgagacgTATATTCAAcattactaacctatgttgggtagttaagctttatccagagatgaccttgcaatctttacaaatctctCTATCTtttttcctaaccataagaaagtcaatttgcgatttattattcccacttttgaatgtgactaaatgctcttctctttttttaaaaaacatattagctaatataaggtcatatgctatcacaaaatctaatatagttttcctttcctcatttctcgttccaaatccATAgccccatgtactctctcatattcctcattctTCACTTCTACACTTctacatgcccatttagatcacctcatattaaaaatcatttcatttggcggaatattttgtaatatttcatttaAATCATCCCAAagcttaatttggtagcttcatctaatcctacttgcggtgTATATACGTTAATTATGTTTATAGTTTCTTTCGTCACtcttatcttaagggctataattctattcccttttctaactactcctacaacttcatcctttaacgaactatctacaacaatactcctacaactttatcctttaacgaactatctacaacaatactcctacaactttatcctttaacgaactatctacaacaatacccattccatttcttgctttactctttcttgtgtgccataacttaaaactcgagttctTTATTAGTTTTGCTTTCTTGCCTACTTATTTTGTCTCTTATACAtaaaaaatactaattcttcgtctaatcatcgtatctactacctccattgatttatagagttcctatgttccatgttttaAATCTAtgattattagtttttctatcatatttgttctacactcaagttctcatggagatgtagtagTCCTTGTTGATACGTTACAGTCGTACCCTGTAATgcgaactcttacatatttaacactacatccgagttctagagatgtagcggtccttgtcgagaattatagtcggaccctgcaacacgTTCCTTCtgaggaacaacctagcattagcacaatagtctAATGGATCTATTCAtcgaatatttgtcatagttttaatgcTGGCCGGCAACataacgcaaccctcctcttttatccgggcttgggaccgtcTATGACTGGTTCGTTACGGGTGGAGTTCCACATCAGAACTATCATCAACTAAATTAATTTGAACCACATTTTGGGCAAGTGGTTGAGCTAAACAAGTTAATTGTTGTATGTCAAGCTTTTTGTAATGATTCAGATTAGCCAACTTTGGTTATTTAAGTCTATCTTGAATTGTACATCTATTAACAGTTTATTCTTAACTATTAGGATTGTTCCAAAGGATTGCACAAGGGTAAGGGGAATATATTGCATATAAATATTTTGTCCCTGATATGCAGTTGGCTTTATTTGGAGGACTAAATGGTCGACTCCCATATGCACCAAAGTCAATTGCATATGCAAAGACCCATATACTAGAACATTCAAATAATTTGGTTGAAGCTTACCAAATTAACAATATGAATATTAGTTGCTTTATCCTAAAAAAAATGATGATTTTTCTGCTTATATTGAGGATTAGTTCATGCGATTGCAAAACACTTATGTCAACCATGTTTTTAGTGTGATTaacttttaattgttaattaaaacACATTTGTTAAGTGTAGATTATTACAACATTATTAAAGTGCGTGTATATATACATATGTACACACATACTCCCACCCTCCACCCCAAACACACACTCTTCTACATTAGTTATGCAGTTCATTATGTATATTGAGCATTTGTACTAATATAAATATTGTTTAAGGTTGCGATGGAGAGGAAAGGGTGTGGTGAGGTGGAGTGATTCATGGTCTTTGTTAACGGGACGGGACGCGTAAAGAGATGTGGGTATCCTTGTCTCCTTTGAGGTTGACTCCACTAGTTGTGATGCCATCCACTAAGTCCCATCACGATGTTTCCCATCAAGCCTCGCCACTGCATCGTTTATCAAGCCATATCGGGACATTGCTTGCTGAGACCTGCCTTGATGCCACCCGCTGAGCCTTGTCAAATGCCATGATTTGCCCTTTGAGACCCATTGCAATGCTACTTGCCTAGCCTAATCGAAACTTTGCTTGTCTATGCCTTGATGTTGGCAACTAAACCTTATCGAATGCTATGACATGCTTGTTGAGCCTTTCCTCGACATCATGACCCTACTGCATGTGGGTGACTTGCCGAAATCCACTAGCATTCATTGCTTGCAGCCTTGCTGAATGTTCCAAAACTTGCAAATCGCTTTAGAGTGCTCACAACCATTGTCAAAATGCCTAAAGTCATTTTTGTAGATCATGAAAAAACTCCCAATCTCATTACAATAGGCAATCACCTGTGCTTAATGTGGATGAGATTTGGAGAGAAATTACCTCCTCAAAATTGGAGCTCTTCTCTTCACCCCAGTGATTCCACTGTTTACCACATAATATCACTTTGCAGTCGGTTGACTGCATTGCATACTTCAAACTTTGCTTGCTTGAATAGGATGGGCAGGAGATTCTTGGATCTATCTATTATTCTATACCAAGGAGATATTGATTATTTATAGATGGGAATTTAGGGGAAAGGCTGTGGGGGTAAAATAGAGAATGATATCCAATGTCtttgagcttcttctaaaatacCATTATCTTAACCCAATAATGTTATGAGGGGATCATCGTGGGGTAATTGGCATAGAGAAAACTTCAACTAGGCAGCTAAACTTTTTGGCCTGAGTGTTTGGGTCATGCCAAGTTGATACTAGACAATCTCACCCAGGGATTGAGATTTCGTGTCGAAATCGACGAAACATCTCGTTTTGCCCATCGACTGACGCCGGCACGAACCCGACACCAGTCCCAGTGGTAGCCGCAATGCCCACGACTGCTCCGGAGGGGCGTCACAACTCCCGTGGCTGTGCGGGAGGGGGGGGCCACGACACCCGCAGTCGTGCATGGGGCGATGCGACACGATGCCCGTTCAAGAGCGGCGTGATGCTTGTG contains:
- the LOC122025176 gene encoding uncharacterized protein LOC122025176; its protein translation is MPSFWNSIIYAMKVGGPLLEVLRLVDGEKKPAMGYIYEAMDRAKEKIAKAFGNNEDRYKDVFEIIDHRWQLQLHQDLHAAGYFLNPEFFYSNSEIEQDEEVVMGLYNSISRLTDDPESEGTIHTELLKYKQAEGLFGKQIAIQMRKVVSPAAWWNSYGASTPKLQRLAQKILSLTCSSSGCERNWSVFEHLHSKKRNRLEQKRLNDLVFIKYNRALRRRYDSRDTIDPIILSEVDDGNEWLVGRLEDEELDFVHDGDDLTWLDVADAVGVNEAPYTLRKSKGASKATPTSTQVAKMTTSTPTGSLKASTSKSRGKRPIGTSTTLDLVDEEDEFDFDEESEEENDAERYAIPNEEDGLDLDEEVEDEDEF